The window TTAGAGGGGTCCGGGCTCATCCTGAAGCTGTAGCAATCTATGAAGTGAAGCGTACCTTTCTCGGCATAGCTTTTTATATCGGAGCCTGTGGACTCCCCTATATACTCTATGGAGAATGGAGCGTCGTCGAAGCATACGAAAACCACCGGTTTATCCGTTTTTAACGCCTCCTTCACCACCTGAAGAAGCAACACCGACTTACCAGTACCGCTTTCACCTGAAAGTATTACTAAGCTATTTTTAGGCAAACCTTCAGGAGCTAGGGAGTCTAATAGCTTAACGCCTGTTCTAATAAGTTCGACCTTAGGCTTATCCATTAAATCCACCACTTAACCCTAAACGGTTTAACCTCCTTCCTTCTTGCTTGATTCTGTGTTTAATTTTAACGCTTATAAGCCTAAGCCTCTAGAAACTATACCGCCAGCGGTGAAGGCGTGTGAAGGTTGTAACCGTTAAGCTTCCAGAGTTTTTATTAAAGAAGCTCGACGAGCTTGTTGAGGCCGGCATATTCCCCTCTAGAAGCGAGGCGATAAGAACCGCGTTAAGAAACCAGATAGAGAAGGAGCTAGCTAACCTCGAAAAGTAGGTTGCTTGAAAACTTGCTCCCCCTCAATGAAGAGGTGAGGAAGGGGGATGCATCTATGCATACCTTCTTCATTGAGTACTTAAAGAAGTTTCCAACGGCGCTTAAACTAGCGTTAACCGGTGAAGTAGTGTTACCGCAGAGCTACCTGAAGGTTAAATGTATAGTTATATCCGGTATGGGTGGATCCGCGGCGGCTGGAGATATAGTTAAGGATTGGCTTTATAGGGAGGTTAACATACCGATCGAGGTCGTAAAGGGTTATAACCTACCTGCCTACGCCGATGAAAATACGCTACTTATCTGCGTAAGCTACTCGGGGGATACTTGGGAAACCCTAACCCAGTTTGAGCAAGGATGGCTTAAGGGATGTAGGTTAGTAGCCATCTCCTCCGGTGGGGCTTTAAAGGCTAGGGCGGAAGAGCTTAAAACGCCCTACGTAGAGGTCCCTAGGGGTTTACTACCGAGACTGGCTTTACCGCAGCTTTTAGCGGGCATTATAAAGGTTTTAAGGAGTATAGGGATTGTGGGTGAAGTCAATATTGAGGGATTGGAGGGATTGGAGCCTATGGTTAGGGGGTACGCGGAGAAGCTAGCTATGGCTATTAAGGATAAAACCCCCATAGCCATTAGCGTTTACCCCTCGGTATGCTTCAGGTTTAAAACCCAGCTTAACGAAAACGCTAAAATCCTAGCTAAATGCGAAGTACTCCCCGAGCTCAACCATAACGAGGTGGAGTCATGGGTCAACCTGAGCCCCGGCTTCACGGTGATAGCCTTCAGAGATGAAAGGGAGGAGGCTAAGAAAGTTAAGGAGGCTATCGAGGTGCTTAAGGAGGTTGTTAGCGAAAAGGCCTCGTGGTTTGACGTATACGCCGAGGGTACTTCAAGGCTTGAACGAATACTCCACTTAGTATGGCTAGGCGACTATACATCTTACCTAGCGGCCATTCAAAGAGGTATAAACCCCGTTAAGATAGATATTATCGAGCTGTTAAAGAAGAGGGTGGCTAAAATACGTTAAAACGTTAAGGATGGGCTTCCAACCATTTAGGTGAAAGCTTTAACGTAACTAAAGACCTAAACCGCTGCGGGATTCATAGTTTTTCATTCCTTCCCTTTCACCTCTATCTTTACGGGTTCATTGAGGGCTTTCGGGGCAATTGGAATGATGAACTGTTGTGAAAGCCTAAAAGGCGTAGTGAAGCTTTAAAGATCCGCTTTAAATCTGCGGGAAATTAACGTATTTTTATCACAGGTATCTTGAGAGTTTCGGTAGGCTTTTTCCAAGTACCTTCTTAGCTGTGTATATTATGGCGTTAGCGTAAAGGATCGTGAAGTCTGAAACGTCTTCAGCTGGTATCCCCCATTCCTTAGCCTCCTTCGAGTATAGGGCTTTAAGGACGTCTGGGAATTCAGGGGAGTACTTCTGCATGAAGTAGTAGATCTCTAAATAGGATAGAGGTTTTACGCGTAATACCCACTCCGTGGCCTCATCTAGCTTATAGTCTACTAATTCAGCGTTCATAGCTTTAGCGATGACCCCTATTTCCTCCCTAGTTATCTTGGCCAATATGGTGAGCCTCTGCTCCAACGCCGACTCCACGAACCTTTTATGCGCAAAACCACCTTCAAACTCCGTTATCCCGATAAGGTTTTTAAACACCTCCTTTGACGCCTCCCCCATAGTATTGTTACCCCCTTTAAAGGTGATAATTTGATAGGTTTATTGCTTTGTGGCTTAATTCTTTAAGCTTTTTATGTCTTGCTTTAATCTATGTATTGGTCTGTTGTTGATGAGAGGCTTATTAGGCGTGGTGAGCTCCTACTTGGCTTAGACTTTCTTGAGGGCTATGACGCTGAACTCACGGGTTTGAATGTTGGTAAGGTTGGACGCCCCTTTAAGATTACCGTTAGGTATGTTGAGTTCCTCACTGTTGTGCGTTATCTCTTCTCAATGCCTTATAGGCAGCTTGAAGGCTTCACTAGGGCTTTAAATAGGCTTATCCCTAAGCTTCCATCAGTTGATTACTCATGGGTTAGGAGGCGTATATTAAGGCTTAACCCATCTTTATGTGATTCACTGAGGGGTTCAAGAGGCCCCATTAGCTGTTGACTCGAGCGGTGTTAGCGTTCATAAGTCTGGTGGATGGGTTACGCGTATGCATGGGAAGCGCTACATCAAGATCCACTTCGCAGTGGACGTTAAGACTAAGGAGGTTTTAGCTATGGAGGTAACAACCGACGACGTTCACGACTCAGAAGCGGCATTAATCAAGGATGCCTCTAAGCTTAGGAGGATTTCTAAAGCCGTTATGGATGGAGCCTACGATAACTCTAAAGCCTACAAGCTTCTTAGAGGTATGGGTGTAAAACCCGTCATAAAGCCTAAACGTAACGCTAGAGATGATAGAGGTCCCCCGGAAAGACGTAGGATGGT is drawn from Candidatus Nezhaarchaeales archaeon and contains these coding sequences:
- a CDS encoding ribbon-helix-helix domain-containing protein: MKVVTVKLPEFLLKKLDELVEAGIFPSRSEAIRTALRNQIEKELANLEK
- a CDS encoding bifunctional phosphoglucose/phosphomannose isomerase, with protein sequence MLENLLPLNEEVRKGDASMHTFFIEYLKKFPTALKLALTGEVVLPQSYLKVKCIVISGMGGSAAAGDIVKDWLYREVNIPIEVVKGYNLPAYADENTLLICVSYSGDTWETLTQFEQGWLKGCRLVAISSGGALKARAEELKTPYVEVPRGLLPRLALPQLLAGIIKVLRSIGIVGEVNIEGLEGLEPMVRGYAEKLAMAIKDKTPIAISVYPSVCFRFKTQLNENAKILAKCEVLPELNHNEVESWVNLSPGFTVIAFRDEREEAKKVKEAIEVLKEVVSEKASWFDVYAEGTSRLERILHLVWLGDYTSYLAAIQRGINPVKIDIIELLKKRVAKIR
- a CDS encoding transposase, with protein sequence MYWSVVDERLIRRGELLLGLDFLEGYDAELTGLNVGKVGRPFKITVRYVEFLTVVRYLFSMPYRQLEGFTRALNRLIPKLPSVDYSWVRRRILRLNPSLCDSLRGSRGPISC
- a CDS encoding transposase — protein: MHGKRYIKIHFAVDVKTKEVLAMEVTTDDVHDSEAALIKDASKLRRISKAVMDGAYDNSKAYKLLRGMGVKPVIKPKRNARDDRGPPERRRMVKLIRRMGNEGWAGMMGYSRRWAVETAFSTFKRVFGDYYMAKELTNIAKELTIKAYIYNTIINL